The Pelmatolapia mariae isolate MD_Pm_ZW linkage group LG2, Pm_UMD_F_2, whole genome shotgun sequence sequence CTGGTTGGAACAAATCATATGCATGATCAATTTAGTTCTGCTCGAGTTAGAGTGACACAATACTTGTCCAAACACCAAGTAATAACCGTCTTCTTGGACAACAattctgttttccttttgtgaAATTGCATTTCCTCGCTGTGCAGAAACAATCCAAGAGATCACAGTTATATTTCCTGTGAGAAAAAGGCAAGATACGCTTCATCAAAATAATGGCAGAAGGCACAGCGGTACAGCCAACGACTTGGATTTAGTTTTACCTCTTATGTCTGGCCGTTTGTTAGTGTCAGCCCTTAACTGCAGAAATGCTGTTGGAGCTGGCAAGAGAAGGAAATAAACACtctactttcatttttattaacttAGCATATACTGTTTGTGCTGTCATTACCAGATTAGACTGGAACTAACAAGATATTTTCAGTTCTCAGCTCTGACCCACCTCTAGAACTGCCTGGGTCCCTTTTGACTCTCCTAGAAGATATCTTCAGAGAACTCTGAGCTTCCTGGAAGACTCTTGACTTAATGTCCTATGAGAAAACAAAGCCTTGCGATAAAATTTATTATTGCAGCGCTATCTGAACAACTCACTAATGGTATAAATCTCAGTAGTACAATGTCCAAGATGACTCCATCCTGTATAATCAGTGACATACCTCGCTTGTTTTAAGCATCTTGGCCAATTTCCCATCGACTCCCTCAGAACATGGTTGATTTAATTGTAGAATTATGTCTCCTTGGAGTTTGCGAAAATCATTTTCTAAAACCCTGGCTCTGTGCACCAGGAAAAGACTGAGACAAAACATGAACGCTGTTAGTGATAATAACGCATTATAGAGCATTTTGAGACTAACGAGCTGTCCCCCCCCAGTCCCCAAGTTACTCAAACGAGCCACGTCACACATCAGTACACTCCGGAAACCTAAACGTTCAGTTTcaaaattagtttttaaatgagGAACTATCTTTGCCCTGCCTCTCAAGATGGAACTCATTTGGACTGCATGAAAATTACAGCCAAACTCTGAGATGTATTGTGAAACTCGCAGTCGAAGTAAAAAGCCACATTTTAATAAAGACAAAGGCTTCGCTCGCAGAGCATCATTTGTTCTTGTCAGTACTCGTGCCAGCTCAGTCCGATATGAAAGAGAAGTTGTAACCTTTTAAATTAATACCACCGGCTGCACAAACACAAGAGACGAATGGTTtagacagaaaatgaaacattttaatcCATCAATCAACTCCATTTACAAAAGTATATCccattttatatacagtatgtacAGACATGTATTAACAACTATCATTTCTCTACATGGATTCATTCATAAGGTAACTAAACAATAGCGCTGTAACAAAACATATCACTGATATTCTGCAGGGATGTTGTAGTGCAAATGCGCGCAAAATATATAGTGCTGTTGCTCTGTGCACACCTTATAACTCCAGCTTTAGTGGATTTTCTTTAGTTTGCATAGATACTTTTATACTTGTGTTGAACATTTGCAtcatctttcattttctttaaactgttaatatattcaaatgaattaaaaaaggCCAACAAAGCCCCAGAACAAATAGCTACTTTTTTagctatttgtttttttgttttttggagatACAAGATTATCATTCAACAGCACTTAGTATACATCAACACAGTGTCCTTCCTCACTTTAAAGAGAGATCCCGTCCTTGCCGGTACAAAATGGCGACTACAAATAGAAACTTCTCTCTGATGAGAACATTTGGTTCATCGATCTCTGCGCAGAATTAAAGTAAAGGGCAGCAGAAGTTGTCTTATTTGGTTCATTTGAATACAGACATCTGTGAAAGTGAACAAAAGTCACTAAAGGGGCGTCCTCAACTTTTACCAGCCCTCTAAACAGAGGCAAAACATAGGCTTTTAAATTACTGTGTCAATCCCACGTCAGGCAGGATGAACAGGCAGTGTGACTCTGGGCTAACGTGACTGCTGCTTTTTGGTTACGCATCGGGGGGTTGGGGGTGGGCGCTGGTGACTGTGCAGTTATCCGTTCTGTCCAGCAGATGGAGCCTCTCCAAGTCTGACACTTCCCAGGAAAGTGGTGTGGTTGGTCATATTGATGAGTGTGTACTCATGAGCTATGCGTATGTAGATCTTTTGGCCGGCGCGGAGTGGGCTCACACCAGCCGTGTAGCAGGTGTTGAACTTGCGCTGGCCCGTCTCAATGCTGCAAGTACAGCGGAGGAATGGGCTGGAGTCCACCATCACATCATAGCTGGCAATGTCAGTGAAGTTGAGGTAGTACACCTGGTAAATGGGGCGGGGAGGGGGCGGGGATGGAGGGggcagggagggaggaggggggaaTACAAATCACAAGACTTTAAAGTGTGTACGACTCCACATGATAATTTCAGGGGTTATTTAAAGCTGAAACAGCTGCAATATTAAAGAAGCCAGCATGAATATGAGTTATGAAGCTTCACATTTAGCCACAGGGAAAGGGCAAAAGAAATACATCTTACATTAAAAAGGTAACATTTATATGCTTAAACAAAGCCGGCAGATCAACTCTGTCATTCTTGAGCTTAGCTTTAGAACGACTGCCAGCTCTTTTGACTATCAACTGTAAATTTAAAGAGTTACGTCAAGGACCGTACTCACTTCTACCTGACTATATATGAAGTAGACACCGTCCAACAGCACCTCTAGCTGCCCAGTGCGAGAGTGCATTTTAAACACGCGGTGATGGATGGACACCATCTTCCAGTTCTTAAGGATGCCTTGAGACAGATCTAAACATgtcacaacaaacacaaaaagaggGTCAACATAAACAGCTTTCAGCAGTGCTTAACTGCAACCAGAGCTCAGCATTGACACACAGTATAAACCTGCTAATGATGCTTACCCATGATGTGATGAAGGATAATCAGAATCAGTTAGCATGCAACATGAGTATGAGTTACCATTCCAGATTGTAAAACGGCTATAGGATAACTTTAGGGTGTCTATAATCCTACACAGTGCGATGGGTAAAAACTGGTAGTAACATTTACCCTGGATAGAAAATCCTTGGTGAGCACAGAAATTCTTAAAAATGACCAAATCTGGCATGCTGGATCTCAAGTATAAACATTCACTGCATGTCAACAATCtactgtgtttatattttttctcttgTAATTCTGAGGTTTAGCAGGCACGTCTATTAGCACACATCCAGAACTCTGTGTTTAACCAATGGCAGGGATTATGCATGCTTTTTTGTTCTGTGTGACTATAAATGAGCGTAGACGGAGCACCCACCTTCTCTCACTTGGATCGTAGTTTCCTGCCCCTGCAAGTGAACCACTGCTGGCTGGAAGACAAAAGATCTCTGGTGACTAATCCAAATTCACGTAAAACAGGAGAACAGCTGTTTCACCAGAAGCGGCGACTGGGAGAAAATTGtatgtaaaattttaaaaaggtgaCATACTCTTACCTGGAATTCCTTTGTTTTGCCCTTGTCAGGAACCCCTGCAAGAGCAAGAGGGAGACGTGTTCAAATTCTGGCCTCTGCACTGCTGAGGTGAGAGgatgattaaaagaaaacaaactctgGCATAGTTTAAAGATAGATCATTTCTGCTCCACACAATGTTTGACATCCTGCACCAGAAACTCTCACAGTGCGAGCAATGAGTGAATCAATTTTGACAACTTGAGCCCCATTCTGCTGTGGGAAA is a genomic window containing:
- the LOC134634929 gene encoding tumor necrosis factor ligand superfamily member 13B-like isoform X1, translated to MFCLSLFLVHRARVLENDFRKLQGDIILQLNQPCSEGVDGKLAKMLKTSEDIKSRVFQEAQSSLKISSRRVKRDPGSSRAPTAFLQLRADTNKRPDIRGNITVISWIVSAQRGNAISQKENRIVVQEDGYYLVFGQVLCHSNSSRTKLIMHMICSNQLGNVLLNLQVLFESPSIVMGHVVRSRASAEAELLRCLQAMPDRYPANTCYTAGTVQLLQDDELELVIPDRPTALISTDEDSTFFGVIQLN
- the LOC134634929 gene encoding tumor necrosis factor ligand superfamily member 13B-like isoform X2; translated protein: MLYNALLSLTAFMFCLSLFLVHRARVLENDFRKLQGDIILQLNQPCSEGVDGKLAKMLKTSEDIKSRVFQEAQSSLKISSRRVKRDPGSSRAPTAFLQLRADTNKRPDIRGNITVISWIVSAQRGNAISQKENRIVVQEDGYYLVFGQVLFESPSIVMGHVVRSRASAEAELLRCLQAMPDRYPANTCYTAGTVQLLQDDELELVIPDRPTALISTDEDSTFFGVIQLN